A region from the Haloarcula limicola genome encodes:
- a CDS encoding oligosaccharyl transferase, archaeosortase A system-associated yields MSQSRGYLDENPELESALDWVQEWYHIPALVVLIGFMLWNRVRNYSQFIVDGEVLFSAQDPWYHYRTTMFVVRNWPATMPFDPWTYFPHGTRSGQFGTLLDQTVATVALVVGLGSPSEQTVGIVAILAPAVIGTLAAIPVYFIGRRLGGRLGGVTAVVVLAFSAGVFLQRSLVGTYDHQVAEGFLQTLAVLGVMVALGVAEREKPIYEQFLERDVDALRDTVGYSLLAGFGITLYLWTWPPGVLLLGILGAFFLLWLTMEFVRGKSPEHVAIAGAIMMGAVTVFELAVIKSLRITATDHSLLQPLMAAAIGVGCLFMAWLARYMEAEDYDRNLYPVTVGGILVVITVLMAVLTPDLLSYIVDQVLRVVGFTSSPSATQTSVGEATPLRNPLRLYQYHGLALFVAIAGAIYITAKQFLDRDAPAEQFLMVVWGAFILAANFTQIRFGVYLVFPVAALTGFAIARIVSWVDLSADDGVEVYEVLTVIVLVFTVIGPLLFVAPTATAVGATAAPGQEAQGWDDGLDWMANHTPEEGAYGTGGDRSLEYYGTYQIRDDYDYENGEYGVMSWWDYGHMITVEGERIPHANPFQQGSTTAANFLLAPNESQANAVLENINEDDAKVQYVAADWKMASVNSQYGGKFFAPPRFYNVSDVAANDYYRSITSRNTGQQFNYRTQSYYDTTVVRLYRYHGSAVEPQPIVLDWEIATQNGRSVAATPENSRTIKTFRSMEQARAYVENDSTSQVGGFGGLPSERVPAMEHYRYVGSSERSAYASDSFNYATLIEAQGAGFAPRPAGNQSCFANETSMPVGGQNYCMADGIANAMNENNPAWTKIFERVPGATVEGTGPADSVVTASVQMRNHETNETFVYRQQAQTDANGNFEMTLPYSTTGYDEWGTEEGYTNVSVRAEGPYQFSTPASFQNNSITRSTGTADVSEGQVLGETQSPVTVELEETSRDINVGNDSSDNGTSGESLNQTANGSDSGATNTTSGGEQSGTATPAPGTDAGTATAEPATDAGTPAATETA; encoded by the coding sequence ATGAGTCAATCGCGGGGCTATCTCGACGAGAACCCCGAGCTCGAGTCCGCCCTGGACTGGGTACAGGAGTGGTATCACATCCCAGCCCTCGTGGTGCTGATCGGGTTCATGCTGTGGAATCGGGTTCGCAACTACTCGCAGTTCATCGTCGACGGCGAAGTGCTGTTCAGCGCACAGGACCCCTGGTATCACTACCGGACGACGATGTTCGTGGTCAGGAACTGGCCGGCGACGATGCCGTTCGACCCGTGGACCTACTTCCCCCACGGCACCCGTTCGGGCCAGTTCGGAACGCTATTGGACCAGACCGTCGCCACGGTCGCGCTCGTCGTCGGCCTGGGATCGCCGAGCGAGCAGACCGTCGGCATCGTCGCCATCCTCGCTCCGGCGGTCATCGGCACGCTCGCGGCCATCCCGGTGTACTTCATCGGTCGTCGCCTCGGCGGCCGCCTCGGCGGCGTCACCGCCGTCGTCGTCCTCGCGTTCTCGGCGGGCGTGTTCCTCCAGCGGAGCCTCGTCGGGACGTACGACCACCAGGTCGCAGAGGGATTCCTCCAGACGCTCGCGGTGCTGGGCGTGATGGTCGCGCTCGGCGTCGCAGAGCGCGAGAAACCCATCTACGAGCAGTTCCTCGAACGCGACGTCGACGCCCTGAGAGACACCGTCGGCTACTCGCTGCTGGCCGGGTTCGGCATCACGCTGTACCTCTGGACGTGGCCCCCGGGCGTCCTCCTCCTGGGCATCCTCGGAGCCTTCTTCCTCCTGTGGCTCACGATGGAGTTCGTCCGCGGGAAGAGCCCGGAACACGTCGCCATCGCCGGCGCGATAATGATGGGGGCGGTGACGGTGTTCGAACTGGCCGTCATCAAATCGCTCAGAATCACCGCGACGGACCACTCGCTGTTGCAGCCGCTGATGGCCGCCGCGATCGGCGTCGGCTGCCTGTTCATGGCGTGGCTGGCCCGCTACATGGAGGCAGAGGACTACGACCGCAACCTCTACCCGGTGACGGTCGGCGGCATCCTCGTCGTCATCACGGTCCTGATGGCGGTGCTGACGCCGGACCTCCTGAGCTACATCGTCGACCAGGTCCTCCGCGTCGTCGGGTTCACGTCGAGTCCGTCGGCGACCCAGACCTCCGTCGGCGAGGCGACGCCGCTTCGCAACCCCCTTCGCCTCTATCAGTACCACGGGCTCGCGCTGTTCGTCGCCATCGCCGGGGCGATCTACATCACCGCGAAGCAGTTCCTCGACCGCGACGCGCCCGCAGAGCAGTTCCTGATGGTCGTCTGGGGCGCGTTCATCCTCGCAGCTAACTTCACGCAGATCCGCTTCGGCGTCTATCTGGTTTTCCCCGTCGCCGCTCTGACTGGATTCGCCATCGCGCGAATCGTCAGTTGGGTCGACCTCTCGGCCGACGACGGCGTCGAGGTGTACGAGGTGTTGACCGTCATCGTCCTCGTGTTCACCGTCATCGGACCGCTGCTGTTCGTCGCCCCGACGGCCACCGCGGTCGGCGCGACGGCCGCGCCGGGACAGGAAGCGCAGGGCTGGGACGACGGCCTCGACTGGATGGCGAACCACACGCCGGAGGAAGGTGCCTACGGCACCGGCGGCGACCGGTCGCTCGAGTACTACGGCACCTACCAGATCCGAGACGACTACGACTACGAGAACGGCGAGTACGGCGTCATGTCGTGGTGGGACTACGGGCACATGATCACCGTCGAGGGCGAACGCATCCCGCACGCCAACCCCTTCCAGCAGGGTTCGACGACCGCGGCGAACTTCCTGCTCGCGCCCAACGAGTCACAGGCCAACGCCGTCCTCGAGAACATCAACGAGGACGACGCGAAGGTGCAGTACGTCGCGGCCGACTGGAAGATGGCCAGCGTCAACAGCCAGTACGGCGGGAAGTTCTTCGCGCCGCCGCGCTTCTACAACGTCTCGGACGTCGCGGCGAACGACTACTACCGGTCGATCACGAGCAGGAACACCGGTCAGCAGTTCAACTACCGGACGCAGTCGTACTACGACACCACCGTCGTCCGGCTCTACCGGTACCACGGCAGCGCCGTCGAGCCGCAGCCGATCGTCCTCGACTGGGAAATCGCAACCCAGAACGGCCGGAGCGTCGCGGCGACGCCCGAAAACAGCCGAACCATCAAGACCTTCCGGTCGATGGAACAGGCGCGGGCGTACGTGGAGAACGACTCCACATCGCAGGTCGGCGGCTTCGGGGGGCTCCCCAGCGAGCGCGTCCCGGCGATGGAACACTACCGCTACGTCGGGTCGAGCGAGCGCAGCGCTTACGCGTCCGATAGCTTCAACTACGCCACGCTCATCGAGGCGCAGGGCGCCGGGTTCGCCCCGCGACCCGCCGGCAATCAGAGCTGTTTCGCCAACGAGACGTCGATGCCGGTCGGCGGCCAGAACTACTGCATGGCCGACGGCATCGCCAACGCGATGAACGAGAACAACCCGGCGTGGACCAAGATATTCGAGCGCGTCCCCGGCGCGACAGTCGAGGGGACCGGTCCCGCCGACTCGGTCGTCACGGCCTCGGTGCAGATGCGCAACCACGAGACCAACGAGACGTTCGTCTACCGCCAGCAGGCCCAGACGGACGCGAACGGGAACTTCGAGATGACGCTCCCCTACTCGACGACCGGCTACGACGAGTGGGGCACCGAGGAAGGCTACACGAACGTCAGCGTCCGCGCCGAGGGACCGTATCAGTTCAGCACGCCGGCGAGCTTCCAGAACAACAGCATCACTCGGTCGACGGGCACGGCCGACGTGAGCGAGGGGCAGGTGCTCGGCGAGACCCAGTCGCCGGTGACGGTCGAACTGGAGGAGACGAGCCGCGACATCAACGTCGGCAACGACTCGTCGGATAACGGGACGTCCGGCGAGTCGCTGAACCAGACGGCGAACGGCTCCGACAGCGGGGCGACGAACACCACGTCCGGTGGCGAGCAGTCCGGGACTGCGACGCCGGCACCCGGGACTGACGCCGGCACGGCGACGGCCGAACCCGCGACCGACGCGGGGACGCCGGCCGCGACCGAGACGGCGTAA
- the cutA gene encoding divalent-cation tolerance protein CutA yields the protein MPTAYVTAPPDAASDIAHALVEERLAACVNRFECNSVYRWEGEVHEEAEVILLAKTTDERYPELAERVESLHPYDVPCIERFEEADLLDRFGDWRASAVEPNGSE from the coding sequence ATGCCGACCGCCTACGTCACCGCGCCGCCGGACGCCGCGAGCGACATCGCACACGCTCTCGTCGAGGAACGCCTCGCGGCCTGTGTCAATCGCTTCGAGTGTAACTCCGTCTACCGCTGGGAGGGCGAGGTTCACGAGGAAGCGGAGGTGATTCTGCTGGCGAAGACGACCGACGAGCGCTATCCCGAACTCGCCGAGCGAGTCGAATCGCTGCACCCCTACGACGTGCCCTGCATCGAACGCTTCGAGGAGGCCGACCTGCTCGACCGATTCGGCGACTGGCGAGCGAGCGCGGTCGAGCCGAACGGGTCGGAGTGA
- a CDS encoding HEWD family protein — translation MARIVSPTERTCECCGRRDVWDAAETTWRIAVEDGEKLAGNPHCLHEWDINGAFNPLP, via the coding sequence ATGGCAAGGATCGTATCGCCCACGGAACGGACGTGTGAGTGCTGTGGTCGGCGAGACGTGTGGGACGCGGCGGAGACGACGTGGCGAATCGCCGTCGAAGACGGGGAGAAACTGGCCGGGAACCCCCACTGTCTCCACGAGTGGGACATCAACGGCGCGTTCAATCCCCTCCCGTAG
- a CDS encoding class I SAM-dependent methyltransferase, translated as MGFHTFDPDRADQLEDPSRYEYVSVDELLALFDPGPEDVVADLGSGTGFYTDDVAAAAGTVYALDVQSEMHEIYREKGMPENVVPVTATVEAMPVDEPLDAVFSTMTFHEFATPEAMAAVADALKADGRVGFADWTRNGAGTDGPPVEERYAAADAVELCEEVGIEVHRAEDRRETFVLEGSL; from the coding sequence ATGGGATTTCACACGTTCGACCCCGACCGCGCCGACCAGCTGGAGGACCCGAGTCGCTACGAGTACGTCTCCGTCGACGAGCTGCTGGCGCTGTTCGACCCAGGTCCCGAGGACGTCGTCGCGGATCTCGGGAGCGGGACCGGGTTCTACACCGACGACGTGGCGGCCGCGGCGGGGACCGTCTACGCCCTCGACGTCCAGTCTGAGATGCACGAGATCTACCGCGAGAAGGGGATGCCCGAGAACGTCGTCCCGGTGACGGCGACGGTGGAGGCGATGCCCGTCGACGAGCCGCTGGACGCGGTGTTCTCGACGATGACGTTCCACGAGTTCGCCACGCCCGAGGCGATGGCGGCCGTCGCTGACGCCCTCAAGGCGGACGGCCGAGTCGGCTTCGCGGACTGGACGCGCAACGGCGCGGGAACCGACGGTCCGCCGGTCGAGGAGCGCTACGCCGCGGCCGACGCCGTCGAGCTGTGTGAGGAAGTCGGTATCGAGGTCCACCGAGCCGAGGACCGCCGCGAGACGTTCGTCCTCGAAGGCAGTCTCTAG
- a CDS encoding acyl-CoA thioesterase produces MPELLETYLENRWMVQPNHANHLGTTHGGNVLKWMDELGGMAAMRFAGESCVTARMDQVNFKRPINVGETALVEAYVYDTGTTSVKVRLKAARENPRTGEREPTTESYSVYVAVDEDGDPMEVPSLTVDSERGEELRSAALDGER; encoded by the coding sequence ATGCCGGAACTGCTGGAGACGTATCTGGAGAACCGCTGGATGGTCCAGCCGAACCACGCCAACCACCTCGGGACGACCCACGGCGGGAACGTCCTGAAGTGGATGGACGAACTCGGCGGCATGGCCGCGATGCGCTTCGCCGGCGAGAGCTGTGTCACCGCCCGGATGGACCAGGTGAACTTCAAGCGCCCGATCAACGTCGGCGAGACGGCGCTCGTCGAAGCGTACGTCTACGACACCGGGACGACCAGCGTCAAGGTCCGGCTGAAGGCCGCCCGCGAGAATCCGCGGACCGGCGAGCGCGAACCGACCACGGAGTCCTACTCCGTCTACGTCGCCGTCGACGAGGACGGCGACCCGATGGAAGTGCCGTCGCTCACCGTCGACTCCGAACGGGGCGAGGAGCTACGGTCGGCGGCCCTCGACGGCGAGCGCTGA
- a CDS encoding PadR family transcriptional regulator encodes MHDLTGFQRDLLYVIAGLEEPHGLAIKDELEDYYESEVNHGRLYPNLDTLVEKGLIEKGELDRRTNFYTLTRRGERELDARQDWEAQYVTV; translated from the coding sequence ATGCACGATCTGACTGGCTTTCAGCGCGACTTGCTGTACGTCATCGCGGGGCTCGAAGAACCGCACGGACTCGCCATCAAGGACGAACTCGAAGACTACTACGAGAGCGAGGTCAACCACGGGCGACTGTATCCCAACCTCGATACGCTCGTCGAGAAGGGACTCATCGAGAAGGGCGAACTCGATCGGCGGACCAACTTCTATACGCTGACGCGCCGGGGCGAGCGGGAACTCGACGCCCGGCAAGACTGGGAAGCGCAGTACGTCACGGTCTGA
- a CDS encoding TraB/GumN family protein encodes MTEHAASAGDDPPRPSGEGSVTVVGTAHVSEHSVKEVETSIEESRPDIVAVELDEGRYKQMQGEAPDDLDAGDLLRGNTVFQFLAYWMLSYIQTRLGDRFDIEPGADMKAAIDKAEELGLGVALVDRDIQTTVQRFWARLSFREKVALVGSLAAEMGPPLTVGLTIGATVGAGVAIVAGAFGGPFVVPSGFLAGILPGGIASTIAGLLDTLLLVVGASLLVGLPIAALLARFHSETDDVEEFDIEQLTETDVVSAMMEEFRQFSPGGAEALIDERDAFIAHRLVGLREAGYDVLAVVGAGHRAGIEHYLEHPEELPPLESLTGTEDGRRISLYQVVGYGVGLVFLVFFGLLILGGASQAVLLELFVALVVVNAVFAGGLAKVAGSHWSSAVVAGAFGWLTSLFPLLAAGWFAGYVELRYISVNVGDIAKLNEILGDEQAPISDLLARMRAVPLFRLILIVALTNIGSAVASYVVFPALLPYLAADIGGMAGVTALLWEGINRGTQILVGAL; translated from the coding sequence ATGACCGAACACGCGGCGTCGGCGGGCGACGACCCCCCGCGGCCCTCGGGGGAGGGGTCCGTCACCGTCGTCGGGACCGCCCACGTTTCCGAACACAGCGTCAAGGAAGTCGAGACGAGCATCGAGGAGAGCCGGCCCGACATCGTCGCGGTCGAACTCGACGAGGGTCGGTACAAACAGATGCAGGGCGAGGCCCCCGACGACCTCGACGCCGGCGACCTGCTGCGTGGCAACACCGTCTTTCAGTTTCTGGCGTACTGGATGCTGTCGTACATCCAGACCCGACTCGGCGACCGATTCGACATCGAGCCGGGCGCGGACATGAAGGCCGCCATCGACAAGGCCGAGGAGCTCGGCCTGGGGGTCGCCCTCGTGGACCGCGACATCCAGACGACCGTCCAGCGGTTCTGGGCGCGCCTGTCCTTCCGCGAGAAGGTCGCCCTCGTCGGCAGCCTCGCGGCCGAGATGGGGCCGCCGCTGACCGTCGGTCTCACGATCGGCGCGACGGTCGGTGCAGGAGTCGCCATCGTCGCCGGCGCGTTCGGCGGTCCGTTCGTCGTTCCGTCGGGATTCCTCGCCGGGATACTGCCCGGCGGGATCGCCAGCACGATCGCCGGCTTGCTCGATACGCTGTTGCTCGTCGTCGGCGCGAGCCTCCTCGTCGGCTTACCCATCGCCGCCTTGCTCGCGCGGTTCCACAGCGAGACCGACGACGTGGAGGAGTTTGACATCGAACAACTGACCGAGACGGACGTTGTCAGCGCGATGATGGAGGAGTTCCGCCAGTTCTCCCCCGGCGGCGCCGAGGCGCTCATCGACGAGCGCGACGCCTTCATCGCGCACCGACTCGTCGGCCTCCGCGAGGCGGGCTACGACGTGCTGGCCGTCGTCGGTGCCGGCCACCGAGCGGGCATCGAACACTACCTCGAACACCCCGAGGAACTCCCGCCGCTGGAATCGCTCACCGGCACCGAGGACGGCCGACGAATCTCGCTGTATCAGGTCGTCGGCTACGGCGTCGGCCTCGTCTTCCTGGTCTTCTTCGGCCTGCTGATACTCGGCGGGGCGAGCCAGGCGGTCCTCCTCGAACTGTTCGTCGCGCTGGTCGTCGTCAACGCCGTCTTCGCGGGCGGACTGGCGAAAGTCGCCGGCTCGCACTGGTCCAGCGCCGTCGTCGCCGGCGCGTTCGGCTGGCTGACGAGCCTCTTCCCGCTGCTCGCGGCCGGCTGGTTCGCCGGCTACGTCGAACTGCGCTACATCTCGGTCAACGTCGGCGACATCGCGAAGCTCAACGAGATCCTCGGCGACGAGCAAGCCCCGATATCGGACCTCCTCGCCCGGATGCGCGCGGTCCCGCTGTTCCGGCTCATCCTCATCGTCGCGCTGACCAACATCGGTAGCGCCGTCGCCTCGTACGTCGTCTTCCCGGCGCTGCTGCCCTATCTCGCCGCGGACATCGGCGGGATGGCGGGTGTGACCGCCCTCCTCTGGGAGGGTATCAACCGCGGAACGCAGATACTCGTGGGGGCGCTGTAA
- a CDS encoding metalloprotease, whose translation MGGYQPRNADTRGGAVMGLSFSRQELRDLLVAWLALGLAFTLLLQPQFRSALLGRVGDLTLASVISTLVVSLLTVGVGFLLHELAHKVVAVRFGQVAAFRADYRMLGFAIVGALVGFLFAAPGAVVHRGRISAKENGLIALAGPVTNLLLALVFLVPFLLLVGTDGFLTDLASRGLQINLLLAGFNMLPFGPLDGRKVRAWSNVVFFVVAVPSILLAFAALFLVPF comes from the coding sequence CTGGGAGGGTATCAACCGCGGAACGCAGATACTCGTGGGGGCGCTGTAATGGGACTCAGCTTCAGTCGGCAGGAACTCCGGGACCTACTCGTCGCGTGGCTGGCGCTCGGGCTGGCGTTCACGCTCCTCTTGCAACCGCAGTTCCGGTCAGCGCTGCTCGGGCGGGTCGGCGACCTGACGCTCGCTTCCGTGATCTCGACGCTCGTCGTCAGCCTGCTGACCGTCGGCGTCGGCTTCCTGCTCCACGAACTGGCCCACAAGGTCGTCGCGGTACGCTTCGGGCAGGTCGCGGCGTTCCGCGCGGACTACCGCATGCTCGGGTTCGCCATCGTCGGCGCGCTGGTCGGCTTCCTCTTCGCCGCGCCCGGGGCCGTCGTCCACCGCGGCCGCATCAGCGCGAAGGAGAACGGCCTCATCGCGCTGGCCGGCCCGGTGACGAACCTCCTGTTGGCTCTCGTCTTCCTCGTGCCGTTTCTCTTGTTGGTCGGCACCGACGGGTTTCTCACCGACCTTGCCAGCCGCGGCCTCCAGATCAACCTCCTGCTCGCGGGGTTCAATATGCTCCCGTTCGGCCCGCTGGACGGCCGGAAGGTGCGAGCGTGGAGTAACGTCGTCTTCTTCGTCGTCGCCGTCCCGTCGATTCTGCTCGCGTTCGCCGCGCTGTTCTTAGTTCCGTTCTGA
- the purM gene encoding phosphoribosylformylglycinamidine cyclo-ligase, with product MTDDDASAEDTEDAEGLTYAETGVDIDASEAATKALIGAAGEFEGDYAGLVDIGDQYLALATDGVGTKLLVAEAVDDYSTIGIDCMAMNANDLLAAGVEPVAFVDYLAVENPDEETSEEIGAGLKAGAEQAGVALVGGETAVMPDVIRGLDIAGTCAGLAPKDAVFPGEAEAGDAIVGWPSSGVHSNGLTLAREAVTREHDYTDPFPHNPDVTIAEELLTPTRIYSEVLAPLRDAETHAAAHVTGGGWTNLARMGEFRYEITDAFEAQPIFEFVQAEGDVTDEEMHRTFNMGTGFVAALPEADAETVVEASADARVIGRVEDGNGTVAIRGLELDS from the coding sequence ATGACCGACGACGACGCCTCGGCCGAGGACACCGAGGACGCTGAGGGACTGACTTACGCCGAAACGGGCGTGGACATCGACGCGAGCGAGGCGGCGACGAAGGCGCTCATCGGCGCGGCCGGCGAGTTCGAGGGCGACTACGCCGGTCTCGTGGACATCGGCGACCAGTACCTCGCGCTGGCGACCGACGGCGTCGGGACGAAGTTGCTCGTCGCGGAGGCCGTCGACGACTACTCGACCATCGGCATCGACTGCATGGCGATGAACGCCAACGACCTGCTGGCCGCGGGCGTCGAACCCGTCGCGTTCGTGGACTACCTCGCCGTCGAGAACCCCGACGAGGAGACCAGCGAGGAGATCGGGGCGGGTCTGAAAGCGGGGGCCGAACAGGCCGGCGTCGCCCTCGTCGGCGGCGAGACGGCGGTGATGCCCGACGTCATCAGGGGACTGGACATCGCCGGGACCTGTGCCGGTCTGGCTCCGAAAGACGCCGTCTTCCCCGGCGAGGCCGAGGCCGGCGACGCCATCGTCGGGTGGCCCTCGTCGGGCGTCCACTCGAACGGGCTGACGCTGGCCCGGGAGGCCGTCACCCGAGAGCACGACTACACCGACCCCTTCCCGCACAACCCGGACGTGACCATCGCCGAGGAACTGCTGACGCCCACCCGCATCTACAGCGAAGTCCTGGCCCCGCTACGGGACGCCGAGACTCACGCCGCGGCCCACGTCACCGGCGGCGGGTGGACGAACCTCGCGCGCATGGGCGAGTTCCGCTACGAGATCACCGACGCCTTCGAGGCCCAGCCCATCTTCGAGTTCGTTCAGGCAGAGGGTGACGTAACCGACGAGGAGATGCATCGAACGTTCAACATGGGGACGGGGTTCGTCGCGGCGCTTCCTGAGGCGGACGCCGAAACCGTCGTGGAAGCGTCTGCCGATGCACGCGTCATCGGTCGCGTCGAAGACGGAAACGGCACGGTCGCGATTCGCGGGCTCGAACTCGACAGCTAA
- a CDS encoding CBS domain-containing protein, which yields MDLPTPDDLRERRNELDLTQSELAERADVSQPLIARIEGGDVDPRLSTLRRIVNALDEAEGGIVRARDVMNSPVVGVAPDDSVHESKQLMDEKGYSQVPVIRDGAPQGLIGNSDIRQRPEENVGELPVAEVMHESIATVEPDATIDEVDAYLNHNAAVMVVEGGETIGVITEADIARTVS from the coding sequence ATGGACTTACCCACGCCCGACGATTTGCGGGAGCGGCGAAACGAACTCGACCTGACCCAGAGCGAGTTGGCCGAGCGCGCCGACGTCTCCCAACCGCTCATCGCCCGGATCGAGGGCGGCGACGTGGACCCCCGGCTCTCGACGCTGCGACGCATCGTCAACGCGCTCGACGAGGCCGAGGGCGGCATCGTCAGAGCGCGTGACGTGATGAACTCGCCGGTCGTCGGCGTCGCGCCCGACGACTCCGTCCACGAGAGCAAACAGCTCATGGACGAGAAGGGATACTCGCAGGTCCCGGTCATCCGCGACGGCGCGCCGCAGGGACTCATCGGCAACTCCGATATCCGCCAGCGACCCGAGGAGAACGTCGGCGAACTCCCCGTCGCCGAAGTGATGCACGAGTCCATCGCGACCGTCGAACCCGACGCGACCATCGACGAGGTGGACGCCTATCTCAACCACAACGCCGCCGTGATGGTCGTCGAGGGCGGCGAGACGATCGGCGTCATCACGGAGGCCGACATCGCCCGCACCGTGAGCTAG
- a CDS encoding DUF555 domain-containing protein, giving the protein MNYLVAMEAAWLVRDVDDIDDAIGVAVSEAGKRLNEAEMDYVEVEVGATGCPACGEPFDSAFIAADTALVGLVLEMDVFNAESTEHAQRIAKSEIGGALRDVPLKVIEVFETEEDDESETQG; this is encoded by the coding sequence ATGAACTACCTGGTGGCGATGGAAGCAGCCTGGTTGGTCCGTGACGTAGACGACATCGACGACGCCATCGGCGTCGCGGTGAGCGAGGCCGGCAAGCGCCTCAACGAGGCCGAGATGGACTACGTCGAGGTGGAGGTCGGCGCGACCGGTTGCCCCGCCTGCGGCGAACCGTTCGACTCCGCGTTCATCGCGGCGGATACCGCCCTCGTCGGACTGGTGCTTGAGATGGACGTCTTCAACGCCGAATCGACCGAACACGCCCAGCGGATCGCCAAGAGCGAGATCGGCGGCGCGCTCCGGGACGTCCCGCTGAAGGTCATCGAGGTCTTCGAGACCGAGGAAGACGACGAGAGCGAAACCCAGGGCTGA
- the psmB gene encoding archaeal proteasome endopeptidase complex subunit beta translates to MRDTTPDFSRPQTADEFQTDPYEPEVGSLPEQSGRDDEKVNKTGTTTIGITTSEGVVIATDMRASLGGRFVSNKNVQKVEQIHPTAALTLVGSVGGAQSFIRSLRAEVNLYEARRGEEMSMQALSTLAGNFARGGPFFAINPILGGVDEEGHHVYSIDPAGGVMKDDYTVTGSGLTVAYGTLEDRYEDGMSNEEAREVAAASIKAAAERDTGSGNGIFLADVTSDGVDIQGYDFDELL, encoded by the coding sequence ATGAGAGACACGACTCCCGACTTCTCACGCCCCCAGACGGCCGACGAGTTCCAGACCGACCCCTACGAGCCGGAGGTGGGGTCGCTGCCCGAACAGAGCGGCCGCGACGACGAGAAGGTCAACAAGACCGGGACGACGACCATCGGCATCACGACGAGCGAGGGCGTCGTCATCGCCACGGACATGCGCGCGTCGCTGGGCGGCCGGTTCGTCTCGAACAAGAACGTCCAGAAGGTCGAGCAGATCCACCCGACGGCCGCGCTCACCCTGGTCGGCAGCGTCGGCGGTGCCCAGTCCTTCATCCGCTCGCTCCGCGCTGAGGTCAACCTCTACGAGGCCCGCCGCGGCGAGGAGATGAGCATGCAGGCGCTCTCGACGCTCGCGGGCAACTTCGCCCGCGGCGGCCCCTTCTTCGCCATCAACCCGATCCTGGGCGGCGTCGACGAGGAGGGCCACCACGTCTACAGCATCGACCCGGCCGGCGGCGTCATGAAAGACGACTACACCGTCACCGGCTCGGGGCTCACCGTCGCCTACGGGACGCTCGAAGACCGCTACGAGGACGGCATGAGCAACGAGGAGGCCCGCGAAGTCGCCGCCGCCTCGATCAAGGCCGCCGCCGAGCGCGACACCGGCTCCGGCAACGGCATCTTCCTCGCGGACGTCACGAGCGACGGCGTCGACATCCAGGGCTACGACTTCGACGAGCTTCTATAG
- a CDS encoding nucleoside phosphorylase, with the protein MTGDSEDPNDGEQYHLEVGPEDVADSVLLPGDPERVEKVVEGWDDHEIVGEHREYRTATGTHEGTPISVTSTGIGSPSAAIAVEELARVGADTLLRVGSCGAIQPEADVGDLIITTGAVRQEGTSKEYVREDYPASADHRVVSALVAAAEELGYDYHLGVTCSTDSFYPGQSRPGFDGFEARDSEAKIGELREAGVYNFEMEAASVLTLAGIYGLRAGAVCTVYANRETGEFRTEGERKAAKCASLAVTYLERMDEAVEEADADGWHAGLSIER; encoded by the coding sequence ATGACCGGCGACAGCGAGGACCCGAACGACGGGGAGCAGTACCACCTCGAAGTCGGCCCCGAGGACGTGGCCGACAGCGTGCTCCTGCCGGGCGATCCCGAGCGCGTCGAGAAAGTCGTCGAGGGGTGGGACGACCACGAGATCGTCGGCGAGCACCGCGAGTACCGCACTGCCACGGGTACTCACGAGGGGACGCCTATTTCGGTCACGTCGACGGGAATCGGCTCGCCCTCCGCCGCCATCGCCGTCGAGGAACTGGCCCGCGTCGGCGCGGACACCCTCCTCCGCGTCGGGTCCTGTGGAGCCATCCAGCCCGAGGCCGACGTCGGCGACCTGATCATCACGACCGGCGCGGTCAGACAAGAGGGGACCAGCAAGGAGTACGTCCGCGAGGACTACCCCGCGAGCGCGGACCACCGCGTCGTCTCGGCGCTCGTCGCCGCCGCCGAGGAACTGGGCTACGACTACCACCTCGGTGTCACCTGCTCGACGGACAGTTTCTACCCCGGTCAGTCCCGACCCGGCTTCGACGGCTTCGAGGCCCGCGACAGCGAGGCGAAAATCGGCGAACTCCGCGAGGCCGGCGTCTACAACTTCGAGATGGAGGCCGCGAGCGTCCTCACGCTCGCCGGCATCTACGGCCTGCGAGCGGGCGCGGTCTGTACCGTCTACGCTAACCGCGAGACCGGCGAGTTCCGCACCGAGGGCGAGCGCAAGGCCGCCAAGTGCGCCAGCCTCGCGGTGACGTACTTGGAACGGATGGACGAAGCAGTCGAAGAAGCCGACGCCGACGGCTGGCACGCCGGCCTCTCGATCGAGCGGTAG